In Kangiella koreensis DSM 16069, a single window of DNA contains:
- a CDS encoding DUF885 domain-containing protein → MTKITIVSLSLALALYGCNDNQEQANQTTNAATTEVTQNQQQQGMTKEEASTALNQLFEQQFQESLALNPIQATAIGIPGYNDKLPNMLSPEFRKKSHDFTVKWLDKVKQIDRSLLSGQDRLSYDIFVYQSEHSLKGEQFPGHLIPINQSSNIANFFAQLGSGQSFQPFKTVEDYENWLKRVDGGVAIMEQAIINMDQGIEKKVVQPKALMEKVIPQLAAHVVDDPTQSIFYTPIKNMPEDISEEDKKRLEDAYRVAIVEKLVPAYKKLHDYIKDDYMQHARDSFGLSEQPNGEAWYNYQLKTYTTTDLTAEEIHQFGLDEVARIHSEMKEVMAEVGFEGTLEEWFKYVQTNPEFYYDNEEDLLQGYRDLQAKVNKLLPSMFDIAPETDYEVRAVEAFRAESAAGASYMSGSPDGSRPGIFYVNTFNLKGQPKFGMETLSIHEAAPGHHFQISLQQEIEGLPMFRRFGGLSVFSEGWALYAESIGKEMGMFTDPMQYYGRLSDEMLRAMRLVVDTGLHAKGWSRQETIDYMVANSSMAYTDVVSEVERYIAWPGQAVSYKVGQRVISNLRAEAERKLGDKFDIKAFHREVLVDGAVPMPVLETKIREWIDSQLDEA, encoded by the coding sequence ATGACCAAAATAACGATAGTAAGCCTTAGTCTAGCCTTGGCTTTATATGGCTGTAACGATAATCAAGAGCAAGCCAACCAAACGACTAACGCAGCTACAACCGAAGTGACTCAAAACCAGCAACAGCAGGGCATGACCAAAGAAGAGGCGTCAACAGCCTTGAATCAATTATTTGAACAACAGTTTCAGGAAAGTCTGGCACTAAACCCCATTCAGGCAACCGCCATTGGTATCCCGGGTTACAATGACAAACTACCTAACATGCTGTCACCAGAATTTCGCAAGAAGAGCCATGACTTTACAGTGAAATGGCTTGATAAAGTCAAACAAATCGACCGTAGCTTATTATCCGGTCAAGACCGCTTAAGTTATGATATTTTTGTCTATCAATCAGAGCACAGCCTTAAAGGCGAACAGTTCCCTGGCCACCTGATTCCAATCAATCAATCCAGCAATATTGCTAACTTCTTCGCCCAGCTTGGTTCCGGCCAAAGTTTCCAGCCATTCAAAACGGTTGAGGACTATGAAAACTGGTTGAAACGGGTTGATGGCGGTGTTGCCATTATGGAGCAAGCAATCATTAATATGGATCAGGGGATAGAAAAGAAAGTCGTTCAGCCAAAAGCTCTGATGGAGAAAGTGATTCCACAGCTGGCTGCGCATGTGGTTGACGACCCAACACAAAGTATTTTCTATACGCCGATTAAGAATATGCCTGAAGATATTTCTGAAGAAGATAAAAAGCGCTTAGAAGATGCCTATCGAGTAGCCATTGTGGAAAAACTGGTTCCTGCTTATAAAAAACTGCATGACTACATTAAAGACGATTACATGCAACATGCTCGCGATAGCTTTGGCTTAAGCGAACAACCTAATGGCGAAGCCTGGTATAACTATCAGCTCAAAACTTACACCACCACCGATCTGACCGCCGAAGAAATTCACCAGTTTGGTTTGGACGAAGTTGCAAGAATCCATTCTGAAATGAAGGAAGTGATGGCAGAAGTAGGTTTTGAAGGCACACTGGAAGAATGGTTCAAGTATGTGCAAACCAATCCTGAGTTCTATTACGATAATGAAGAAGATTTGTTGCAAGGCTATCGTGACCTGCAGGCTAAAGTGAACAAATTGCTGCCAAGCATGTTCGATATTGCTCCTGAAACAGATTATGAAGTTCGTGCTGTTGAAGCTTTCCGAGCAGAGTCTGCAGCCGGAGCATCTTACATGTCCGGTTCACCAGATGGTTCTCGCCCTGGTATTTTCTACGTTAATACTTTCAACCTGAAAGGCCAGCCAAAGTTTGGCATGGAAACTCTTTCCATTCACGAGGCAGCACCAGGTCACCACTTCCAGATTTCCTTACAACAGGAAATTGAAGGATTGCCCATGTTCCGCCGCTTTGGTGGCTTAAGTGTCTTTAGTGAAGGTTGGGCGTTGTATGCTGAATCAATCGGTAAAGAAATGGGGATGTTTACTGACCCGATGCAATACTATGGTCGCCTGAGTGATGAAATGTTACGCGCCATGCGCCTGGTGGTTGATACCGGATTGCACGCCAAAGGTTGGTCGCGCCAGGAAACCATCGATTACATGGTAGCCAACTCATCAATGGCTTATACCGATGTGGTTTCCGAAGTAGAACGCTACATCGCGTGGCCAGGTCAGGCGGTTTCTTACAAAGTTGGCCAGCGAGTGATTAGCAACTTAAGAGCCGAAGCAGAACGTAAGCTTGGTGATAAGTTTGATATTAAAGCTTTCCACCGTGAAGTGTTAGTAGATGGTGCTGTGCCAATGCCGGTACTGGAAACTAAAATCCGTGAGTGGATTGATTCACAGTTAGATGAAGCCTGA
- a CDS encoding DUF4442 domain-containing protein: MLENNRLAKVVKSIKGYPKFMQSFLLNFVIRRTVKLVGTAKVDVLKLTKEESQFRIQNRKKVQNHIGTIHAAAMALIAETATGMVVGMNVPDDKYLVIKTLKVDFLKRAVGSLTATAKLSEAQRLAILNQDKGEVDVPVSVIDDEGKEPIECTMIWAWTPKRR, from the coding sequence TTGCTTGAGAACAACCGACTAGCCAAAGTGGTTAAGTCCATCAAGGGTTATCCAAAATTTATGCAGAGCTTTTTGCTGAATTTTGTCATCCGAAGAACCGTAAAACTGGTGGGGACGGCCAAAGTTGATGTTTTAAAGCTGACCAAAGAAGAGTCACAGTTTCGCATTCAGAATCGTAAAAAAGTCCAGAACCATATTGGTACGATTCATGCAGCAGCCATGGCGCTCATCGCAGAAACCGCTACCGGCATGGTGGTAGGTATGAATGTGCCGGATGATAAGTATCTGGTGATCAAAACCCTTAAAGTCGACTTTCTGAAAAGAGCCGTGGGTAGCTTAACGGCCACCGCGAAGCTGAGTGAAGCGCAACGTCTGGCAATCCTCAATCAAGATAAAGGTGAGGTCGATGTTCCGGTGTCGGTTATCGATGATGAAGGTAAAGAGCCTATCGAATGCACCATGATCTGGGCCTGGACGCCAAAGCGGCGCTAA
- the prfB gene encoding peptide chain release factor 2 (programmed frameshift) yields MLEVNPIREQLKDMSERVTTLRGYLDFDSKQERLVEVERELEQPDVWNDQERAQSLGQERAKLETVVNTIKDLEAGIDDNQELLELSVEEDDAESVAEIENEVKQLNTSLEKLEFRRMFSGEMDENNAYLDIQAGSGGTEAQDWASILLRMYLRWCESRGFKAEVTEESDGDVAGIKSATIRVEGEYAYGWLRTETGVHRLVRKSPFDSGNRRHTSFASVFVYPEVDDSIDIEVNPADLRVDTYRASGAGGQHVNKTDSAIRLTHIPTGIVVQCQNDRSQHKNRAQAMSMMKAKLYELEMQKQREEQQALEDTKSDIGWGSQIRSYVLDQSRIKDLRTGHESSNTTAVLDGDLDSFIEASLKAGV; encoded by the exons ATGTTGGAAGTAAACCCAATCCGTGAACAATTAAAAGATATGTCTGAGCGTGTCACAACGCTTAGGGGGTATCTT GACTTTGATAGCAAACAAGAACGGCTGGTAGAAGTCGAGCGAGAACTTGAGCAGCCTGATGTCTGGAATGACCAGGAACGTGCACAGTCGCTTGGTCAGGAACGAGCCAAGCTTGAAACCGTTGTAAATACCATCAAAGACTTAGAAGCAGGTATCGACGATAATCAGGAATTATTAGAGCTATCAGTAGAGGAAGATGATGCTGAGAGCGTTGCCGAGATTGAAAACGAAGTAAAACAATTAAATACCAGTCTTGAAAAACTAGAGTTTCGTCGTATGTTTTCTGGCGAGATGGATGAGAACAATGCTTATCTGGATATTCAGGCTGGGTCAGGTGGCACAGAGGCTCAAGATTGGGCCAGCATATTATTAAGAATGTATCTTCGCTGGTGCGAAAGCAGAGGTTTTAAAGCCGAAGTTACAGAAGAGTCGGATGGTGATGTAGCGGGTATCAAAAGTGCTACTATCAGAGTTGAAGGTGAATATGCTTACGGCTGGCTGAGAACTGAAACCGGTGTTCATCGATTGGTGCGCAAATCCCCCTTTGATTCCGGTAATCGTCGCCATACATCATTTGCATCGGTGTTTGTGTATCCGGAAGTGGATGATAGTATCGATATTGAAGTGAACCCAGCAGACCTGCGCGTGGACACTTATCGCGCCAGTGGAGCTGGTGGTCAGCACGTCAACAAAACCGATTCAGCGATTCGTTTAACGCATATCCCGACCGGAATTGTGGTGCAATGTCAGAATGACCGCTCACAGCATAAAAATCGTGCGCAAGCGATGAGCATGATGAAAGCTAAGCTGTATGAGCTAGAAATGCAGAAGCAGCGAGAAGAGCAACAAGCCCTGGAGGACACTAAGTCAGATATTGGCTGGGGTAGCCAGATTCGATCTTATGTATTGGATCAGTCCCGAATTAAAGATTTGCGCACAGGGCATGAGTCGAGCAATACAACGGCTGTTTTGGATGGGGATTTGGACTCGTTTATCGAGGCGTCTCTCAAAGCAGGCGTTTAG
- the lysS gene encoding lysine--tRNA ligase: MSNQETPVVDVNEQITLRKQKLADKRKQGIAFPNDFRRDSLAANIANEYGDKDKAELEELGKQVKVAGRIMLFRNMGKASFITIQDMSGRIQSYVRKDAVGDDVYDDFKTWDIGDIVGIEGTVFKTNKGELSVKASNIRLLTKALRPLPDKWSGLSDQETRYRQRYVDLIVNEESRETFIIRSKVVKAIRDFLESRDFLEVETPMMHVIPGGASARPFETHHNALDMPLYLRVAPELYLKRLVVGGLEKVYEINRNFRNEGLSTRHNPEFTMLEFYWGYADYNDLMDLTEAMLRHTVETVLGKTVFESSGETYDFGKPFARMTVLEAITKYQPEITLEQLSDLDKARDVAKRLKIKTEKSWGLGKVQIEIFEEVAEHKLIQPTFITAYPAEVSPLARRNDEDPFVTDRFEFFAGGRELANGFSELNDAEDQAERFKAQVEAKDAGDDEAMHYDADYIRALEYGLPPTAGEGIGIDRLVMLLTDSPSIRDVLLFPHMRPE, encoded by the coding sequence ATGAGCAATCAAGAAACCCCAGTAGTTGATGTCAACGAGCAGATTACTTTACGTAAGCAGAAGTTGGCAGATAAACGAAAACAGGGGATTGCCTTCCCGAACGACTTCCGTCGTGATTCTTTAGCAGCGAATATTGCCAATGAGTATGGCGATAAGGATAAGGCTGAACTAGAAGAATTGGGTAAACAGGTAAAGGTTGCTGGTCGTATCATGTTGTTCCGCAACATGGGTAAAGCGAGTTTTATTACTATCCAAGATATGTCAGGCCGCATCCAGTCCTATGTTCGTAAAGATGCGGTAGGCGATGACGTTTATGATGATTTTAAAACTTGGGATATTGGTGATATTGTCGGTATTGAAGGTACAGTTTTTAAAACCAATAAAGGCGAGCTATCGGTTAAAGCATCGAACATTCGTTTGCTGACTAAAGCCTTGCGCCCCCTCCCAGATAAATGGAGTGGCTTGTCGGATCAAGAAACACGTTATCGTCAGCGTTACGTTGACCTGATCGTTAATGAAGAGTCGCGCGAAACTTTTATCATTCGTTCAAAAGTGGTTAAGGCTATTCGTGACTTTTTAGAATCACGTGATTTTCTTGAAGTTGAAACGCCAATGATGCATGTGATTCCAGGCGGAGCATCGGCTCGTCCATTTGAAACGCACCATAATGCGCTGGACATGCCACTTTATTTGCGGGTTGCACCAGAATTATATTTAAAGCGATTGGTTGTAGGTGGCTTAGAAAAAGTTTACGAGATTAACCGCAACTTCCGTAATGAAGGCTTGTCAACGCGTCATAACCCAGAGTTCACCATGCTTGAATTCTACTGGGGTTACGCCGATTACAATGACCTGATGGACTTAACTGAAGCCATGTTACGCCATACCGTTGAAACGGTTCTAGGTAAAACCGTGTTTGAAAGCAGCGGTGAAACTTACGATTTTGGTAAGCCATTTGCGCGCATGACAGTGCTGGAAGCTATCACGAAATATCAGCCGGAGATCACTCTTGAACAGCTGAGCGATTTAGATAAAGCTCGTGATGTTGCTAAGCGTTTAAAAATCAAAACGGAAAAGTCATGGGGCCTGGGTAAAGTTCAAATTGAAATCTTCGAAGAAGTGGCTGAACACAAATTAATTCAACCAACCTTTATTACAGCTTACCCAGCAGAAGTATCACCGTTAGCGCGTCGTAATGATGAAGACCCATTTGTTACCGATCGTTTTGAGTTCTTTGCCGGTGGTCGTGAGTTAGCCAATGGTTTCTCGGAGCTTAATGACGCAGAAGATCAGGCGGAGCGTTTCAAAGCACAAGTTGAAGCAAAAGATGCCGGTGATGACGAAGCCATGCACTATGATGCTGACTACATTCGCGCATTAGAGTATGGCCTTCCACCAACCGCTGGTGAGGGTATTGGTATTGACCGTTTGGTGATGCTGTTGACGGATTCGCCAAGTATTCGTGATGTTCTATTGTTCCCTCACATGCGACCAGAGTAA
- a CDS encoding DUF3081 family protein — MSTDIDIRQALRVFQIIVEQGERRGNRHYFKGIYATSGFDGYDVELTDEKVTLSIYFHSRFDLGYKNQLDKEAFLDRIAKIDALRKSKASE; from the coding sequence ATGTCCACTGATATTGATATTCGCCAAGCACTAAGAGTGTTCCAGATTATTGTTGAGCAAGGTGAGCGCCGAGGTAATCGTCATTACTTTAAAGGGATCTACGCCACTTCGGGTTTTGATGGTTATGATGTCGAGCTGACCGATGAGAAGGTGACTCTTAGCATCTATTTTCACAGCAGATTTGATTTAGGCTATAAAAATCAATTGGATAAAGAGGCTTTCTTAGACAGGATTGCTAAAATAGATGCGCTTAGAAAGTCGAAAGCAAGCGAGTAA
- a CDS encoding DUF885 domain-containing protein: MSSSRIHKVTALSFSIAMAFSSATVLASPATVSFLSSDKAAAVQSQTEAEKAAAIYAEHWERSLEMNPLMATFMGDNRFNDQLGDWGTEEGLAKQLAFSKEFLKKINTIDSSKLQGQDLLSYKIFKGEREAEIEGVKFPDHLQPIQQFYNPFNFIAMLGSGNSAQPFNTVKDYENWLSRLEQAAGGVDVIIGNMREGMEQGVVQPKALMVKVLPQLKAHIVDDVETSLFYGPIKNMPESFSEEDRKRLTQEYVKAIKGWVVPTYQKMHDFIEKEYIPAARETSGMVALPNGKEWYAFKVKETTSTNLTPEQIHQIGLDEVARIHEEMKGVMKEVGFEGTLQEFFEFTKTDPQFQFDTKEDMLQAYENLRGKLDKTAPDLFKVIPKAEFEIRAVEAYREQSSSAASYQSPAPDGSRPGIFYVNTYDLTARPTWTVESLYLHEAVPGHHFQRSTQIELKDVPNFRRFGGNTAYTEGWGLYSESLGKEMGVYTDPYQYFGALGAELWRAIRLVTDTGLHAKGWTREEVLAYMEQNSPAAEARMVSEAERFMAIPSQALAYKIGQMKIRELRTLAEKELGDKFDIREFHHEVLKDGAIPLNILEDKINRWIKEQKKSQS, from the coding sequence ATGAGTAGTTCGAGAATCCACAAAGTTACCGCTTTATCTTTTTCAATCGCGATGGCATTTTCCAGTGCCACCGTTCTGGCAAGCCCAGCCACAGTTAGTTTCCTGAGCAGCGATAAAGCTGCTGCAGTCCAAAGTCAAACAGAAGCCGAAAAAGCTGCAGCGATATATGCCGAACATTGGGAACGTAGCCTTGAAATGAATCCATTAATGGCAACTTTCATGGGTGATAATCGTTTTAATGACCAATTAGGTGACTGGGGTACGGAAGAGGGTCTCGCTAAACAGTTAGCTTTCAGCAAAGAGTTCTTGAAAAAGATTAACACCATTGACTCTTCTAAGTTGCAAGGGCAAGACTTACTGAGTTACAAGATTTTTAAAGGTGAGCGTGAAGCAGAAATCGAAGGGGTAAAATTCCCCGATCACCTGCAACCGATCCAGCAGTTCTACAATCCGTTTAACTTCATCGCAATGCTAGGATCAGGCAATAGCGCGCAGCCATTCAACACAGTCAAAGATTATGAAAACTGGCTTAGTCGTCTTGAGCAGGCCGCCGGTGGTGTTGATGTCATAATTGGTAATATGCGAGAAGGGATGGAGCAGGGCGTGGTTCAACCTAAAGCCTTGATGGTCAAAGTATTGCCACAACTGAAAGCACATATTGTTGATGATGTTGAAACCAGTCTGTTCTATGGCCCGATTAAAAATATGCCTGAATCGTTCTCTGAGGAAGACAGAAAGCGTTTAACGCAGGAGTACGTCAAAGCAATTAAAGGGTGGGTTGTACCAACCTATCAAAAGATGCATGACTTCATTGAAAAAGAATACATTCCTGCGGCACGTGAAACCTCGGGCATGGTTGCTCTACCTAACGGTAAAGAGTGGTATGCCTTTAAAGTCAAAGAAACGACCAGCACCAATTTAACACCTGAGCAAATTCATCAGATTGGCCTTGATGAAGTGGCTCGCATTCATGAAGAAATGAAGGGGGTTATGAAAGAGGTTGGTTTTGAAGGCACTCTGCAAGAGTTCTTTGAATTTACTAAAACCGATCCTCAGTTCCAGTTTGATACTAAAGAAGACATGTTGCAGGCTTATGAGAATTTGAGAGGTAAGCTTGATAAAACTGCTCCTGATTTATTCAAAGTGATTCCAAAAGCTGAGTTTGAGATCCGCGCGGTTGAAGCCTATCGCGAACAGTCTTCATCAGCAGCTTCTTACCAAAGCCCAGCACCCGATGGTTCACGTCCGGGTATTTTCTACGTCAACACTTATGATTTAACTGCTCGTCCCACCTGGACCGTTGAATCATTATATTTACATGAAGCTGTGCCAGGACACCACTTCCAGCGTTCAACTCAGATTGAACTTAAAGATGTTCCGAATTTCCGTCGCTTTGGGGGCAACACGGCTTACACTGAAGGCTGGGGCTTGTATTCTGAGTCTTTAGGTAAAGAGATGGGTGTTTATACTGACCCATACCAGTACTTTGGAGCGTTGGGTGCTGAATTGTGGCGCGCGATTCGTTTAGTAACCGATACCGGCTTACACGCCAAAGGTTGGACTCGAGAAGAAGTACTAGCTTATATGGAGCAGAACTCTCCAGCAGCAGAAGCACGTATGGTGTCTGAAGCAGAGCGTTTCATGGCAATTCCAAGTCAGGCGCTGGCTTACAAAATTGGTCAAATGAAAATTCGCGAGCTACGTACTTTGGCTGAGAAAGAATTGGGCGATAAGTTTGATATTCGCGAATTCCACCATGAAGTACTAAAAGATGGTGCGATTCCTCTGAATATTTTGGAGGACAAAATCAATCGCTGGATAAAAGAACAGAAAAAGTCACAATCTTAA
- a CDS encoding peroxiredoxin-like family protein — MKQIKAVLILIITSLISVSAVALDRTKIVDDANHVTPLLIGQQVPDIHLWDTEGKPFRLLEKVKQKPTILLFYRGGWCPFCNAQLSQIQEIESELVEMGYQLLAVSPDTPDELVQTSETRNLSYELVSDFQLAATRGFGLAFHIDDGYAGKIEELGGKAAKAEGDSQSTLPVPAVFILDKQGMIQFEYINPNYKVRIESELLLAAAKVALGQNK, encoded by the coding sequence ATGAAGCAGATTAAAGCAGTACTGATACTGATTATTACCAGTTTAATCAGTGTCTCAGCCGTAGCTTTAGATCGAACTAAAATTGTTGATGATGCAAACCATGTCACTCCATTGCTGATCGGCCAACAAGTCCCAGATATTCACTTGTGGGACACAGAAGGTAAACCCTTTCGTTTATTAGAAAAAGTTAAGCAGAAGCCGACCATATTATTGTTCTACCGCGGTGGTTGGTGTCCATTTTGTAATGCGCAATTGAGTCAAATTCAGGAAATAGAAAGTGAGCTGGTTGAGATGGGGTATCAGCTATTAGCGGTTAGCCCTGATACACCTGATGAGTTGGTGCAAACCAGTGAAACACGTAATCTCTCTTATGAGCTTGTTTCGGACTTTCAGCTTGCAGCTACGCGTGGGTTTGGCTTGGCGTTTCATATTGATGATGGTTATGCAGGAAAAATAGAAGAGCTTGGTGGCAAGGCGGCAAAAGCAGAAGGCGACTCTCAAAGCACTCTGCCAGTACCAGCTGTATTCATATTGGATAAACAAGGAATGATTCAGTTTGAATATATTAACCCAAACTATAAGGTGAGAATTGAATCGGAGTTATTGCTTGCAGCGGCAAAAGTAGCGTTGGGCCAAAATAAGTAG
- the ygfZ gene encoding CAF17-like 4Fe-4S cluster assembly/insertion protein YgfZ, whose product MNFTNQDAMQHITQLQNIACELGHYGIIRVHGGDAHKFLQGQLTCDLDKVTDQQASLGGFCNVQGRLHGIFFTIKYGDDYLLLVPKEGLEHLLNKLKMYAVFFKVELTDASLDFQIWGHTQKGATTNFAEDMSLVVTRDKGVTEIHLNSLFNASFMIAEKEDGSAIIKALEGTTLADVNAWDYIEIQAHIPLVFEETLEELLPHFIGLPQVGGVSFDKGCYTGQEIVARMHYRGKLKTHALLAYSKDTTTLTPGDKVHNENDKAVGDVIRSTVFDGKTYALISLADKAMESELTINAAQFEILD is encoded by the coding sequence ATGAATTTTACCAATCAAGACGCAATGCAGCACATTACACAACTTCAAAATATTGCTTGCGAGCTCGGCCATTACGGCATCATTCGAGTGCATGGCGGAGATGCCCACAAATTTCTACAAGGTCAGTTAACCTGTGATCTGGATAAAGTTACAGACCAGCAAGCGAGCCTTGGTGGTTTCTGTAATGTCCAGGGGCGCTTGCATGGCATCTTTTTCACTATCAAATATGGTGATGACTATCTATTATTAGTCCCCAAAGAAGGGCTTGAGCATTTACTCAACAAACTCAAAATGTATGCAGTGTTCTTCAAAGTGGAGCTAACGGATGCCAGCCTCGACTTCCAAATTTGGGGGCATACTCAAAAAGGAGCTACTACCAACTTTGCTGAAGATATGAGTCTGGTGGTCACCCGCGATAAGGGCGTCACCGAAATTCACCTTAACAGCCTTTTTAACGCATCCTTTATGATTGCAGAAAAGGAAGATGGTAGTGCCATTATCAAAGCGCTCGAAGGTACTACGCTGGCTGATGTAAATGCCTGGGACTATATTGAGATTCAGGCTCATATTCCGCTGGTTTTTGAGGAAACTCTTGAAGAGTTGTTGCCACACTTCATTGGCTTGCCTCAAGTAGGCGGCGTCAGCTTCGATAAAGGCTGTTACACTGGACAGGAAATCGTCGCCCGCATGCATTATCGCGGCAAACTCAAAACTCATGCCCTACTTGCCTACTCGAAAGATACGACAACTTTAACGCCAGGAGACAAGGTCCACAATGAGAATGATAAAGCAGTCGGCGATGTCATTCGCTCAACTGTTTTTGATGGCAAAACTTATGCCTTAATCAGCCTTGCAGATAAGGCAATGGAAAGTGAACTGACTATCAATGCCGCCCAGTTTGAAATTCTGGATTAA
- a CDS encoding FAD assembly factor SdhE, which produces MTDEQLKKLHWASRRGMLELDVVLIPYLEEEACQFDDAKSAEYATFLEQDDPDLYAWIMGYETPKPEFEGFVIAIKEFINKKIK; this is translated from the coding sequence ATGACTGATGAACAGTTAAAGAAATTACATTGGGCGAGTCGCCGTGGCATGTTGGAACTGGACGTGGTCTTGATTCCTTATCTGGAAGAGGAAGCCTGCCAATTTGATGATGCGAAGTCTGCAGAATACGCAACTTTTTTAGAGCAGGATGATCCAGATCTTTATGCCTGGATTATGGGGTATGAAACGCCCAAACCCGAATTCGAGGGTTTTGTTATTGCCATCAAAGAGTTTATTAATAAGAAGATTAAGTGA
- a CDS encoding protein YgfX → MNLFIDIQPSKTLPRVFIGLWALLILSFALFVIPRYALLTSLLLLLGAALVFAPCALWQQKRLNNLLQGARQVQFIDGCWYLVLQNGVSIDKHSIELGSDNVVWPWWIKLNYKLVQGEDEPLFMRRFFQHKKQRLRQLLIFRDAVSGEDFRHLSRVLRYYRIDHDEVGSGN, encoded by the coding sequence ATGAATTTATTTATCGACATTCAACCATCCAAAACACTGCCTCGAGTGTTTATAGGCCTTTGGGCCTTATTAATTCTCAGCTTTGCTCTATTCGTTATTCCACGATACGCTTTACTGACCAGCTTGCTCCTATTGTTAGGGGCCGCTTTGGTTTTTGCGCCTTGTGCGCTTTGGCAACAGAAAAGATTAAATAACCTGCTTCAAGGGGCACGACAGGTTCAGTTTATTGATGGCTGCTGGTATTTAGTCCTGCAAAATGGTGTCAGCATCGATAAGCACTCCATTGAGCTTGGCAGCGATAATGTGGTCTGGCCCTGGTGGATTAAGTTGAATTATAAGTTAGTGCAAGGTGAAGACGAGCCATTGTTCATGAGAAGGTTTTTTCAACACAAAAAGCAACGGCTAAGGCAGTTATTGATTTTCCGAGATGCAGTGAGCGGCGAAGACTTCAGGCATCTGTCTCGAGTGTTACGCTATTACCGCATCGATCATGATGAGGTGGGGAGTGGTAATTAA